The proteins below come from a single Caulobacter flavus genomic window:
- a CDS encoding nitrate reductase: MADGSGAITTIRTTCPYCGVGCGVAGAAGGDRTLAVSGDAAHPANKGRLCSKGSALGATVGLQGRLLEPTINGRVATWGEATALVAKRFRDTIARHGRDSVAFYVSGQLLTEDYYVANKLMKGFIGSGNIDTNSRLCMASAVAAHKQAFGADLVPGCYEDLDEADLVVFAGHNAAWTHPILFRRLEAAKARGQKHVVIDPRRTDTAEGADLHLAIAPQSDVRLWNGLLAELDRRGLLDLDYVREHVNGVEAVREALAQDDQSPAAVAADCGIAVADLLAFYDLFAAHPKTVSLFSMGSNQSAQGVAKGLAILNVHLATGRIGKPGACPFSITGQPNAMGGRETGGMANTLAGHMDFAPEDRDRVARFWGAPHTARAPGLKAVEMFEAVRTGKIKAIWVMATNPAVSLPNAGAVREALEKCPFVVVSDCVETDTTAYAHVKLPALAWAEKDGTVTNSERRISRQRALFAAPGQARADWRIMADVAQGMGFDGFGWPSQASIFREWARLTAYENQGSRLLDLSGLAGMTPDGYAAMTPIQWPVRAAGQGTPRLFVDGRYQTPDGRARMVPVRPKGPADAVSDAFPMSLNTGRIRDQWHTMTRTGLAPDLCRHAPEPFVEIHPRDAESAGIKDGALTRVSTARGEAVALAKVTDRQRPGGLFMPMHWTDAFAPSGKSNHLIAPNLDPTSGQPEFKHTPARARPYRETWKGFFLTRDIVAAPANLDLVWRRIPQDAAQLHEFAGRGDASEREALRKRLTKGLAGETTVFEDVGAGSRREAWIENGRLVAVLFQTAAGRLPPRDWLADLFALDLLTAEARSALLIGRPPGAPVDRGPMVCACLKVGAKAVDAAIAAGAVTADAVGAATGAGTNCGSCRPEIARMIAAAASLKTKETADVA; this comes from the coding sequence ATGGCCGACGGCTCCGGCGCGATCACCACGATCCGGACCACCTGCCCCTATTGCGGCGTCGGTTGCGGCGTCGCGGGGGCGGCGGGGGGCGACAGGACGCTGGCTGTGTCCGGCGACGCCGCCCATCCGGCCAACAAGGGCCGGCTGTGCTCCAAGGGCTCGGCCCTCGGCGCCACGGTCGGCCTGCAGGGGCGGCTGCTGGAGCCCACGATCAACGGCAGGGTCGCGACCTGGGGCGAGGCCACCGCGCTGGTGGCCAAGCGCTTTCGCGACACCATCGCCCGTCACGGCCGCGACAGCGTCGCCTTCTACGTCTCGGGCCAGTTGCTGACCGAGGACTACTACGTCGCCAATAAGTTGATGAAGGGCTTCATCGGCTCGGGAAACATCGACACCAATAGCCGCCTTTGCATGGCCTCGGCCGTCGCCGCCCACAAGCAGGCCTTCGGCGCCGACCTGGTGCCCGGCTGCTACGAGGATCTCGACGAGGCCGACCTGGTGGTCTTCGCCGGCCACAACGCCGCCTGGACCCACCCGATCCTGTTCCGCCGTCTGGAGGCGGCTAAGGCTCGCGGCCAGAAGCACGTGGTCATCGATCCGCGCCGCACCGACACCGCCGAGGGCGCGGACCTGCACCTGGCGATCGCCCCGCAGAGCGACGTGCGTCTCTGGAACGGCCTGCTGGCCGAGCTCGACCGCCGGGGCTTGCTCGACCTCGATTACGTCCGCGAGCACGTGAACGGCGTCGAGGCCGTGCGCGAGGCGCTGGCGCAGGACGACCAGTCGCCGGCCGCCGTCGCAGCCGACTGCGGGATCGCGGTTGCGGACCTGCTGGCCTTCTACGACCTGTTCGCCGCCCATCCCAAGACCGTCAGCCTGTTTTCGATGGGCTCCAACCAGTCGGCCCAGGGCGTGGCCAAGGGCCTGGCGATCCTGAACGTCCACCTGGCCACGGGCCGGATCGGCAAGCCGGGCGCCTGCCCGTTCTCGATCACCGGCCAGCCCAACGCCATGGGCGGCCGGGAGACCGGCGGCATGGCCAACACCCTGGCCGGCCACATGGACTTCGCCCCTGAAGACCGCGACCGGGTCGCCCGCTTCTGGGGCGCGCCGCACACCGCCCGCGCCCCGGGCCTCAAGGCCGTCGAGATGTTCGAGGCCGTGCGGACGGGCAAGATCAAGGCGATCTGGGTGATGGCCACCAACCCGGCCGTCAGCCTGCCGAACGCCGGTGCGGTGCGCGAGGCGCTGGAGAAGTGCCCCTTCGTCGTGGTCTCCGACTGCGTCGAGACCGACACGACCGCCTATGCCCACGTGAAGCTGCCCGCCCTGGCCTGGGCCGAGAAGGACGGCACGGTCACCAATTCCGAGCGCCGGATCTCGCGCCAGCGCGCCTTGTTCGCGGCGCCGGGCCAGGCCCGCGCCGACTGGCGGATCATGGCCGACGTGGCCCAGGGCATGGGCTTCGACGGTTTCGGCTGGCCTTCGCAAGCATCGATCTTTCGCGAATGGGCCCGCCTGACGGCCTACGAGAACCAGGGCTCGCGCCTGCTCGACCTGTCGGGCTTGGCCGGTATGACCCCCGACGGCTACGCGGCCATGACACCGATCCAGTGGCCGGTGCGGGCGGCAGGGCAGGGCACGCCGCGCCTGTTCGTCGACGGCCGCTACCAGACCCCCGACGGCCGCGCCCGCATGGTCCCGGTGCGCCCGAAGGGACCGGCCGACGCCGTCAGCGACGCCTTCCCGATGTCGCTGAACACCGGCCGCATTCGTGACCAGTGGCACACCATGACCCGCACGGGCCTGGCGCCGGACCTCTGTCGTCACGCGCCCGAGCCCTTCGTCGAGATCCACCCCCGCGACGCGGAGAGCGCCGGGATCAAGGACGGCGCCCTGACCCGGGTCTCTACCGCGCGCGGCGAGGCCGTCGCCCTGGCCAAGGTCACCGACCGCCAGCGGCCCGGCGGCCTGTTCATGCCGATGCACTGGACCGACGCCTTCGCGCCGTCGGGCAAGTCCAACCACCTGATCGCGCCGAACCTCGACCCCACCTCGGGCCAGCCGGAGTTCAAGCACACTCCGGCCCGGGCGCGCCCCTATCGCGAGACCTGGAAGGGCTTCTTCCTGACCCGCGACATCGTCGCCGCGCCGGCCAATCTGGATCTCGTATGGCGGCGCATCCCGCAGGACGCGGCCCAGCTGCACGAGTTCGCCGGCCGGGGCGACGCCTCCGAGCGCGAGGCCCTGCGCAAGCGGCTGACCAAGGGCCTGGCCGGCGAGACCACGGTGTTCGAGGACGTCGGCGCCGGCTCGCGTCGCGAGGCCTGGATCGAGAACGGCAGGCTGGTCGCCGTACTGTTCCAGACCGCCGCCGGCCGCCTGCCGCCGCGCGACTGGCTGGCCGATCTGTTCGCCCTCGACTTGCTGACCGCCGAGGCGCGCTCGGCCCTCCTGATCGGTCGTCCGCCCGGCGCGCCGGTCGATAGGGGACCGATGGTCTGCGCCTGCCTGAAGGTGGGCGCGAAAGCCGTCGACGCCGCCATCGCCGCGGGAGCCGTCACCGCCGACGCGGTCGGCGCGGCCACGGGCGCCGGAACTAACTGCGGCTCGTGCCGTCCGGAGATCGCCCGGATGATCGCCGCCGCCGCTTCGCTCAAGACCAAGGAGACCGCCGATGTCGCGTGA
- the cobA gene encoding uroporphyrinogen-III C-methyltransferase produces the protein MSRDAAALGDVLLVGAGPGPVDLMTLRAARAVEGAEALLYDALVSDEAIALAPPGCVRILTGKRSGRPSMKQEAINRLMLRLARRGLRVVRLKGGDPSVFGRVGEEAEFLRAHGVCVEVVPGVTAASAAAAQFNFPLTHRGEARRVIFTTARVGSGDVIEDWAAASDPEATVAVYMGGEAAAELGRRLIAAGRSPSTPALVVERAGDPAALLRTGRLDDLPRLLAGGAGGPVLIVIGTVARRAQDLRWTPELARIEETARRA, from the coding sequence ATGTCGCGTGACGCCGCTGCTCTGGGAGACGTCCTGCTGGTCGGCGCCGGTCCTGGCCCGGTCGACCTGATGACCCTGCGCGCGGCCCGCGCGGTGGAGGGCGCGGAGGCGCTGCTCTACGACGCGCTGGTGTCGGACGAGGCCATCGCCCTGGCGCCGCCCGGCTGTGTGCGCATCCTCACCGGCAAGCGCTCGGGCCGCCCCAGCATGAAGCAGGAGGCGATCAACCGCCTGATGCTGCGCCTGGCCCGTCGCGGTCTGCGCGTCGTGCGGCTGAAAGGCGGTGATCCGTCGGTGTTCGGCCGGGTGGGCGAGGAGGCCGAGTTCCTGCGCGCTCACGGCGTGTGCGTCGAGGTCGTGCCCGGCGTCACCGCCGCCAGCGCCGCGGCCGCCCAGTTCAACTTCCCACTGACCCATCGCGGCGAGGCGCGGCGGGTGATCTTCACCACGGCTCGCGTCGGCAGCGGCGACGTCATCGAGGACTGGGCCGCCGCTTCGGATCCCGAGGCCACTGTCGCCGTCTACATGGGCGGTGAGGCAGCCGCCGAACTTGGCCGTCGCCTGATCGCCGCCGGCCGTTCGCCCAGCACGCCCGCCCTGGTCGTGGAACGCGCCGGCGACCCGGCCGCGCTCCTGCGCACCGGACGCCTCGACGACCTGCCGCGCCTGTTGGCCGGCGGCGCCGGCGGCCCGGTGCTGATCGTCATTGGCACCGTGGCGCGCCGCGCCCAGGACCTGCGCTGGACGCCGGAGCTGGCGCGGATCGAGGAGACGGCTCGCCGAGCCTGA
- the mdoH gene encoding glucans biosynthesis glucosyltransferase MdoH: MDIRLADRLPPCNVPDEAPPAAWLPVESTMEMPVRELSARDVGWRRLARSRQRRRLGLGAFTILAFAFGLTTMLDAFTAGGVTLLEWIDALLVAVLLAWTGFSCAAALGGFQLALNPDSWERRLDDPPPHLRRKVALLAPIYNEDVAAVFARVEAMRADLDRERLSSTFDIFVLSDTRDPEIAEAERLAVIAARSGPSPTRLYYRRREQNTDRKTGNLAEWVRRFGGAYECMAVLDADSLISAASLRRMAGAMETDATLGVLQAGTTIVGRTTLFGRAEQFASWVYGPLATWALAWWSGAEANYFGHNAMIRTKAFAECCGLPHLPGKAPFGGAILSHDFVEAALMRRGGWAVRMAPSLEDVHEEAPPTLSDMLVRDRRWSQGNLQHLGILGVKGLHPVSRLHLLRGALAYALAPVWLLLVVLSAMLAAFPALGGARAELFLVEGAAAAFAVSLIFLFAPKLLAVILTCKEGKAAGFGGVGRLLASVAVETLHSTLTAPAILFGHARCLIDILAGRDSGWAAQRREAEGTLWREALKRHAPEIVAGLLLLACAALAGPSLGVWILPAAIGLLVAPAASVLTGSARWGLALRKRGLLVAPCELSPSRLLREAYGRAPGPQLRMRETEDGAAAMATA, translated from the coding sequence ATGGACATACGCCTCGCCGACCGGCTTCCGCCTTGCAACGTTCCCGATGAGGCGCCGCCGGCCGCCTGGCTGCCCGTCGAGTCCACGATGGAGATGCCCGTCCGTGAACTGTCGGCGCGCGACGTCGGCTGGCGGCGGCTGGCCCGTTCGCGGCAGCGTCGGCGACTGGGTCTGGGCGCTTTCACCATCCTGGCCTTCGCCTTCGGCCTGACGACCATGCTCGACGCCTTCACGGCCGGCGGCGTCACCCTGCTGGAATGGATCGACGCGCTGCTGGTGGCGGTGCTGCTGGCCTGGACCGGCTTTTCCTGCGCCGCGGCGCTGGGCGGCTTCCAGCTGGCGCTCAATCCCGACAGCTGGGAGCGCCGCCTCGACGACCCGCCGCCGCACCTGCGCAGGAAGGTCGCCCTGCTGGCGCCGATCTACAACGAGGACGTCGCCGCCGTGTTCGCCCGGGTCGAGGCCATGCGCGCCGACCTCGACCGCGAGCGGCTGTCGTCGACCTTCGACATCTTCGTGCTCAGCGACACCCGCGATCCCGAGATCGCCGAGGCCGAGCGGCTGGCGGTGATCGCCGCCCGCTCGGGGCCCTCGCCCACCCGCCTCTACTATCGCCGCCGCGAGCAGAACACCGACCGCAAGACCGGCAACCTGGCCGAATGGGTGCGCCGGTTCGGCGGCGCCTACGAGTGCATGGCGGTGCTGGACGCCGACAGCCTGATCAGCGCCGCTTCGCTGCGCCGCATGGCCGGGGCGATGGAGACCGACGCAACCCTCGGCGTGCTGCAGGCCGGCACGACGATCGTTGGCCGCACCACCCTGTTCGGCCGCGCCGAGCAGTTCGCCAGCTGGGTCTACGGCCCCCTGGCCACCTGGGCCCTGGCCTGGTGGAGCGGCGCCGAGGCCAACTATTTCGGCCACAACGCCATGATCCGCACCAAGGCCTTCGCCGAGTGCTGCGGCCTGCCGCACCTGCCCGGCAAGGCCCCCTTCGGCGGCGCGATCCTCAGCCACGACTTCGTCGAGGCCGCCCTGATGCGGCGCGGCGGCTGGGCGGTGCGCATGGCGCCGTCGCTGGAGGACGTGCACGAGGAGGCGCCGCCCACCCTTTCGGACATGCTGGTGCGCGACCGCCGCTGGAGCCAGGGCAACCTGCAGCACCTGGGCATCCTCGGCGTCAAGGGGCTGCACCCGGTCAGCCGCCTGCACCTGCTGCGGGGCGCCCTGGCCTATGCGCTGGCGCCCGTGTGGCTGCTGCTGGTGGTGCTGAGCGCCATGCTGGCCGCCTTCCCGGCCCTGGGCGGCGCGCGGGCCGAGCTGTTCCTGGTCGAGGGCGCGGCGGCGGCCTTCGCCGTGTCACTGATTTTCCTGTTCGCGCCCAAGCTGCTGGCCGTGATCCTCACCTGCAAGGAGGGCAAGGCCGCCGGGTTCGGCGGGGTCGGCCGCCTGCTGGCCTCGGTGGCGGTGGAGACGCTGCATTCCACCCTCACGGCGCCGGCCATCCTGTTCGGCCACGCCCGCTGCCTGATCGACATCCTGGCCGGCCGCGACTCCGGCTGGGCGGCCCAGCGTCGCGAAGCCGAAGGCACGCTCTGGCGCGAAGCCTTGAAGCGCCACGCGCCCGAAATCGTCGCCGGCCTGCTGCTGCTGGCATGCGCGGCGCTGGCGGGGCCGTCGCTGGGCGTCTGGATCCTGCCGGCCGCCATCGGCCTGCTGGTCGCCCCGGCCGCCTCGGTGCTGACCGGCAGCGCCCGCTGGGGGCTGGCGCTGCGCAAGCGCGGCCTGCTGGTCGCCCCGTGCGAGCTGTCGCCCTCGCGTCTGCTGCGCGAAGCCTACGGCCGTGCGCCCGGGCCCCAGCTGCGGATGCGCGAGACCGAAGACGGCGCTGCGGCCATGGCGACGGCCTGA
- the metC gene encoding cystathionine beta-lyase: protein MDEKTRLIRSGLQAPTLARTVNPPIQRGSTVLMPNAASLYDDGQLTYGITGLSSPAALQSALAELEGSPDVTLYPSGLAAITGAMMAVLKAGDDVLVVDSAYKPTRRFCDRFLTRFGVTTRYYDPALDADALMALAQPNTRLILLEAPGSLTFDMQDVPAIAAAASARGILTLIDNTWGAGLLFKPLAHGVTISVQALTKYVGGHSDCFMGSATTMDAVIGDELGNAMWDVGWSVSPDDAYAMLRGLRTLATRMPRHEQNGLAVARWLEQRPEVARVLHPALPDDPGHAIWKRDFSGACGLFGVVLKPTTQRSVHAFLDALTLFGLGFSWGGFESLAIHCDPQLKSRSTPVDFEGPLLRLHIGLEDPIDLIADLERGFRALAAA from the coding sequence ATGGACGAAAAGACCCGCCTGATCCGCTCGGGCCTGCAGGCCCCGACTCTGGCGCGGACCGTCAATCCGCCGATCCAGCGCGGCTCGACCGTGCTGATGCCCAACGCCGCCTCGTTGTACGACGACGGCCAGCTGACCTACGGCATCACCGGCCTGTCCTCGCCCGCCGCCCTGCAGTCGGCCCTGGCCGAGCTGGAAGGCTCGCCGGACGTGACGCTGTACCCGTCGGGCCTGGCGGCGATCACCGGGGCGATGATGGCCGTGCTCAAGGCCGGCGACGACGTGCTGGTGGTCGACAGCGCCTACAAGCCCACCCGCCGGTTCTGCGATCGCTTCCTGACACGGTTCGGCGTCACGACCCGCTACTACGACCCGGCCCTCGACGCCGACGCCCTGATGGCCCTGGCCCAGCCCAACACCCGGCTGATCCTGCTGGAGGCGCCTGGCTCGCTGACCTTCGATATGCAGGACGTGCCGGCCATCGCCGCCGCGGCCAGCGCTCGAGGCATCCTCACCCTCATCGACAACACCTGGGGCGCGGGCCTGCTGTTCAAGCCGCTGGCGCACGGGGTGACCATCAGCGTCCAGGCCCTGACCAAGTACGTCGGCGGCCATTCGGACTGCTTCATGGGCAGCGCCACGACCATGGACGCGGTGATCGGCGACGAACTGGGCAACGCCATGTGGGACGTGGGCTGGTCGGTCTCGCCCGACGACGCCTACGCCATGCTGCGGGGCCTGCGGACCCTGGCCACGCGGATGCCGCGCCACGAGCAGAACGGCCTGGCGGTGGCGCGCTGGCTGGAGCAGCGGCCGGAAGTGGCCCGCGTGCTGCACCCCGCCCTGCCCGACGATCCCGGCCACGCGATCTGGAAGCGCGACTTCTCCGGCGCCTGCGGCCTGTTCGGCGTGGTGCTCAAGCCCACGACGCAGCGCTCGGTGCACGCCTTCCTCGACGCCCTGACGCTGTTTGGCCTCGGCTTCTCCTGGGGCGGGTTCGAGAGCCTGGCGATCCACTGCGATCCGCAGCTGAAGAGCCGCTCGACGCCAGTCGATTTCGAAGGGCCGCTGCTGCGGCTGCATATCGGGCTGGAGGACCCGATCGACCTGATCGCCGACCTGGAGCGCGGCTTCCGGGCCCTGGCCGCGGCCTGA
- a CDS encoding GDL motif peptide-associated radical SAM/SPASM maturase, whose product MTDTLPSETLPPEARATPEGKSVRFRTERDYAELTPVHVVWEVTLACNLKCQHCGSRAGRPRPDELNTSEALELIDHLAALGTRELTLIGGEAYLRRDWIELIRRSRANGIRTAVQTGARNLTDKRLDEAAEAGLQGIGVSIDGLPDLHDRVRGVPGSYDQAISALGRAKARGLAVSVNTQIGAETAAHLPQLMERIIEAGATHWQIQLTVAMGNAVDNPDLLLQPYQLLDVMPLLARLYREGLERGLLMIVGNNVGYFGPYERMWRGLGDESDHWNGCAAGQGGIGIEADGTIKGCPSLATSLYAAGNVREMSIADIWRYSEKMAFGRVRDVEELYDYCRTCYYADVCRAGCTWTSESLLGKRGNNPYCHHRVLDLARHGWRERVTKVKDAPAASFAIGEFALVREPIPGTQTVPLPVRDPASVHVARRERTAVGGALPPKLKVCRSCDQYVWPHEETCPHCAADLAEVERQHATAAERRRALIEEAQRVLGLREKPALAEEL is encoded by the coding sequence ATGACCGACACCCTGCCGTCCGAAACCCTGCCGCCTGAAGCCCGGGCGACGCCCGAGGGCAAGTCGGTCCGCTTCCGCACCGAGCGCGACTATGCCGAACTGACCCCGGTCCACGTGGTCTGGGAAGTCACCCTCGCCTGCAATCTCAAGTGCCAGCACTGCGGCTCGCGCGCCGGCCGGCCGCGTCCAGACGAGCTGAACACCTCCGAGGCGCTGGAGCTGATCGATCACCTGGCCGCCCTGGGCACGCGCGAACTGACCCTGATCGGCGGCGAGGCCTATCTGCGCCGCGACTGGATCGAGCTGATCCGCCGGAGCCGCGCCAACGGCATCCGCACCGCGGTCCAGACCGGCGCCCGCAACCTGACCGACAAGCGCCTGGACGAGGCGGCCGAGGCCGGCCTGCAGGGCATCGGCGTGTCGATCGACGGCCTGCCCGACCTGCACGACCGGGTGCGCGGCGTGCCCGGCTCCTACGACCAGGCGATCAGCGCCCTCGGGCGCGCCAAGGCCAGGGGCCTGGCCGTCTCGGTCAACACCCAGATCGGCGCCGAGACCGCCGCCCACCTGCCGCAACTGATGGAACGGATCATCGAGGCCGGGGCCACCCACTGGCAGATCCAGCTGACCGTGGCCATGGGCAACGCCGTCGACAACCCCGACCTGCTGCTGCAGCCGTATCAGTTGCTGGACGTCATGCCGCTGCTGGCCCGGCTCTATCGCGAGGGGCTGGAACGGGGCCTGCTGATGATCGTCGGCAACAATGTCGGCTATTTCGGCCCCTACGAGCGCATGTGGCGCGGGCTGGGCGACGAGTCCGACCACTGGAACGGCTGCGCCGCCGGCCAGGGCGGCATCGGCATCGAGGCCGACGGCACCATCAAGGGCTGCCCGTCCCTGGCCACCTCGCTCTACGCGGCCGGCAACGTGCGGGAGATGAGCATCGCCGACATCTGGCGCTATTCCGAAAAGATGGCCTTTGGCCGGGTGCGCGACGTCGAGGAGCTCTACGACTACTGCCGCACCTGCTACTACGCCGACGTCTGCCGGGCCGGCTGCACCTGGACCTCGGAGTCGCTGCTGGGCAAGCGCGGCAACAATCCCTACTGCCACCACCGGGTGCTGGACTTGGCCCGCCACGGCTGGCGCGAGCGCGTGACCAAGGTCAAGGACGCCCCGGCCGCCAGCTTCGCCATCGGCGAGTTCGCCCTGGTGCGCGAGCCGATCCCGGGCACCCAGACCGTTCCCCTGCCCGTCCGCGATCCCGCCAGCGTGCACGTGGCGCGGCGCGAGCGCACCGCCGTGGGCGGCGCCCTGCCGCCCAAGCTGAAGGTCTGCCGCTCCTGCGACCAGTACGTCTGGCCCCACGAAGAGACCTGCCCCCACTGCGCGGCCGACCTCGCCGAGGTCGAACGCCAGCACGCAACGGCGGCCGAACGCCGGCGCGCGCTGATCGAGGAGGCCCAGCGCGTGCTTGGACTTCGCGAGAAGCCTGCGCTGGCCGAGGAACTGTAG
- a CDS encoding DUF1843 domain-containing protein — protein sequence MNIKPYGVAVTDAIASGDLSRLKEAEAAAQAHLDEYGDIPTLLALLKVEIAKLEGKKSY from the coding sequence ATGAACATCAAGCCCTACGGCGTCGCCGTGACCGACGCCATCGCCTCGGGCGACCTCTCGCGCCTCAAGGAAGCCGAAGCCGCCGCCCAGGCCCACCTGGACGAGTACGGCGACATCCCGACCCTGCTGGCGCTGCTGAAGGTCGAGATCGCCAAGCTGGAAGGCAAGAAAAGCTACTGA
- a CDS encoding DUF1843 domain-containing protein, giving the protein MSSFRPLYAATITDAVASGDLEQLKKLAAEAEAHVQQYGDVATLLAALKLEIAKLGG; this is encoded by the coding sequence ATGTCGTCGTTCCGACCGCTCTACGCCGCCACCATCACCGACGCCGTCGCCTCCGGCGACCTCGAACAGCTGAAAAAGCTGGCCGCCGAAGCCGAGGCCCACGTCCAGCAGTACGGCGACGTCGCGACGCTGCTGGCCGCCCTGAAGCTCGAAATCGCCAAGCTCGGAGGCTGA
- the sseA gene encoding 3-mercaptopyruvate sulfurtransferase translates to MTHADPLVSTAWLADHLDAPDVRIVDASWFMPGTPRDPKAEFEAGHIPGAVFFDIDEISDETSPLPHMLASGVKFASRVRKLGLGDGSRIVVYDSTSILPAARVWWNFRVMGHEDVVVLDGGLPKWVAEGRPLEDGPAAPQERHFTPRLQADLVRSFDQMKKNLETGREQVIDARAAPRFNGEVPEPRAGLASGHIPGSRNIPLSALLGSDGAMLPAERLKRVFADAGVDIEKPIATTCGSGITASVVSLALHRLGKPRAAVYDGSWTEWGGRTDAPVATGPATSPAV, encoded by the coding sequence ATGACCCACGCCGATCCGCTCGTCTCTACAGCCTGGCTGGCCGACCACCTCGACGCCCCGGACGTGCGCATCGTCGACGCCTCGTGGTTCATGCCCGGCACGCCGCGTGATCCGAAGGCCGAGTTCGAGGCCGGCCACATCCCCGGCGCGGTGTTCTTCGACATCGACGAGATCTCGGACGAGACCTCGCCCCTGCCCCACATGCTGGCCAGCGGCGTCAAGTTCGCCTCGCGGGTGCGCAAGCTGGGCCTCGGCGACGGCTCGCGCATCGTCGTCTACGACAGCACGAGCATCCTGCCGGCCGCCCGCGTGTGGTGGAACTTCCGCGTCATGGGCCATGAGGACGTGGTGGTGCTGGACGGCGGCCTGCCCAAGTGGGTCGCCGAGGGCCGCCCGCTGGAGGACGGCCCCGCCGCCCCGCAGGAGCGCCACTTCACCCCGCGCCTGCAAGCCGACCTCGTCCGCTCGTTCGACCAGATGAAGAAGAACCTCGAGACCGGACGCGAGCAGGTGATCGACGCCCGCGCCGCGCCGCGCTTCAACGGCGAGGTTCCCGAGCCGCGCGCTGGCCTTGCCAGCGGCCACATCCCCGGCTCGCGCAATATCCCGCTGTCGGCCCTCCTGGGTTCCGACGGCGCCATGCTGCCGGCCGAGCGGCTGAAGAGGGTCTTCGCCGACGCCGGGGTCGACATCGAAAAGCCGATCGCCACGACCTGCGGCTCGGGCATCACCGCCTCGGTGGTGTCGCTGGCCCTCCATCGCCTGGGCAAGCCGCGGGCGGCGGTCTACGACGGCTCGTGGACAGAGTGGGGCGGCCGCACCGACGCGCCGGTGGCGACCGGCCCCGCGACCAGTCCCGCTGTGTAA
- a CDS encoding cysteine synthase A — protein MPVTANVLDAIGNTPLIRLNRASQATGCEILGKAEFMNPGQSVKDRAALSIIRDAEAKGLLRPGGRVVEGTAGNTGIGLAMVASALGYKTTIVIPRTQSQEKKDAIRLLGAELVEVDAVPYSNPDNYVRYSGRLAEELARTEPNGAIWANQFDNVANRQTHYDTTGPEIWEQTGGKVDGFICAVGSGGTLAGVAQALRERKPGVKIGLADPGGASLYNWYAAGELKAEGNSISEGIGQGRITANLEGLSIDHPYRVSDEEMMEQIFDLVQHEGLCLGGSTGINVAGAVRLARDLGPGHTIVTILCDHGSRYQSKLFNPAFLAEKGLPTPPWL, from the coding sequence ATGCCCGTCACCGCCAACGTTCTCGACGCCATCGGCAACACCCCGCTGATCCGCCTCAACCGGGCCAGCCAGGCCACCGGCTGCGAGATTCTGGGCAAGGCCGAGTTCATGAACCCCGGCCAGTCGGTGAAGGACCGCGCCGCGCTCAGCATCATCCGGGACGCGGAAGCCAAGGGCCTGCTGCGGCCGGGCGGCCGGGTGGTCGAGGGCACGGCCGGCAACACCGGCATCGGCCTGGCCATGGTCGCCTCGGCGCTGGGCTACAAGACCACGATCGTCATCCCGCGCACCCAGAGCCAGGAGAAGAAGGACGCCATCCGCCTGCTCGGCGCCGAACTGGTGGAGGTGGACGCCGTCCCCTACTCCAACCCCGACAACTACGTCCGCTACTCCGGCCGCCTGGCCGAGGAGCTGGCTAGGACCGAGCCAAACGGCGCGATCTGGGCCAACCAGTTCGACAACGTCGCCAACCGGCAGACCCACTACGACACCACCGGCCCGGAGATCTGGGAGCAGACCGGCGGCAAGGTCGACGGCTTCATCTGCGCCGTCGGCTCGGGCGGCACCCTGGCCGGCGTCGCCCAGGCCCTGCGCGAGCGCAAGCCGGGCGTGAAGATCGGCCTGGCCGACCCCGGCGGCGCCTCGCTCTACAACTGGTATGCGGCCGGCGAGCTGAAGGCCGAGGGCAATTCCATCAGCGAGGGCATCGGCCAGGGCCGGATCACCGCCAACCTCGAAGGCCTGTCCATCGACCACCCCTACCGCGTCTCCGACGAGGAGATGATGGAGCAGATCTTCGACCTGGTGCAGCACGAGGGCCTGTGCCTGGGCGGCTCGACTGGCATCAACGTCGCCGGCGCGGTGCGCTTGGCGCGCGACCTGGGCCCCGGCCACACCATCGTGACCATCCTCTGCGACCACGGCTCGCGCTATCAGAGCAAGCTCTTCAACCCCGCCTTCCTGGCCGAGAAGGGCCTGCCGACGCCGCCCTGGCTTTAA